A region of the Haematobia irritans isolate KBUSLIRL chromosome 5, ASM5000362v1, whole genome shotgun sequence genome:
TACGAATTGTCGGCAATGACTAaaaaatcggtaaatgtgttatcgatcccataaacatgcagcagtatcgattatgctttcggacttaacttataatgtggccaatataagaaatatgttcgacacgagcactgtcgtccggataaacttatagtccgcCCGGCGCATAACAAGCTGTAGTATCGATTAAAGTTGAATTATGCAatgttcccaccgactcgttttcctcattcgtttttccaaaacatttcaccgttcacaccgggttgagatgttttagtttgacagttaaggccggtactatgttcattcttgcgaaaaacttttataaaaaccattatttcgcacatagaaagcggtgtttatttaggtaacttggagcgctattttatagggagcgatattgaattaagttggtggttgctgcttgttattacaaaataaacattttattttccttgggcaattgatctgctactcctttgatcctttgtatagtttcggaacaaaaatataatccgtgtttgtgttataaacccacacaaatagttttaataaataaattatttcttaattcacattgcaaatggcgccatgctataaacgtcagtttttcaactcgaaaaaacaaagtaccacaaatggaaaattttcgctagtttttcgcatttttttaattttgtatggagtttcaacgagaaaaccgaacagagtaccggcctttaccatggaaactagaaattcacatttactcgaaattcacatTTATGCAACgtatgtccaaataattaccgcgagcgcaaagggaaaaaactttatgttattttcacatgtccatgttcttaaaagccattgtttattcctttttttctatgaaacttattttaatattttgacatatattttgaatagggtatgttattcggggcatattccaaattaggtgggttcacattctaaaattgacgtgttttggaggaaaacttatgttttgaacttgttttttagtatggcgaaaatgactcgttttgaagtgcttataatgcgctttacagactatcagttattccaggcgacagtgctcgtgtcgaacatatcccattattgtgcacactataagttaagttcgaaggcataatcgatactgctgcatgtttatgggatcgataacacatttaccgattatttagtcatcgccgacaagtcatatcgattcgacacactgcaagattccttacaaacaccgacattccgtccggaataactgatagtctgtaaaacgcattacgagtctgtggtagcgatgaggatgaaatggaactttgaaatactTGCAGGATTCAGAAAACATTGTATTCCCTGCCAGCATAAAGTTCCATttacatcctcatcgctaccacagactcgtaagtgacactgcaacaaccgccaactgtgatgggggaagctatgaaaaagtatgaaatgtgcatgaaagtattttgccatcactattgttacaagagctttttatattttgtgaaacaccaagcgcaactagcttcatataatttatttaaataaaattgataataataataaaagtgatgaaaatatagttatttcgcttaaaattgtaaaaggtatattggtgaacaatttttgactttccaaatagaacaaAGTGATTGTGTTTCAGATACTTTACAGACACgttgcctccatcgagaataaaaacacaggctgatagacgctgcaacatgtaactcatactttttcatacgcttccccatcacagttggcgattatatcccatatattgtgcaccttataagtccgaaggcataatcgatactgcttcatgtttatgggatcgataacacatttaccgattatttagtcatccccgacaagtcgtatcgatccgacacactgtaaagggcaccttatacggttggataaaccctgcgacacaacacgttgcggcgacaaatccgatagtataaggtcgtgttcggttgtcgcggggacgtgttggcataaaatcaaaacaactttgattttttctggttgggtggtacaaaTCCAATCAATGGAAAACCAGGCGAcaagtattttgaaattcattatgtaatttgtaatatattaaatgtgggttacttcaggaatcattgttttgacacatataccaggattttttttattattttctaccATTTTTTCAGTACAAAatggtttcacccataaatcttcatacaacttcattgtttgtttatgcttcttcttattttttcatgttgttatcacatttgttcgtgcagtgtaaaggccggtactctgttcggttttcgcgttgaaactccatacaaaattaaaaaatgcgaaaaactagcgaaatttttccatttgtggtactttgtttttttcgagttgaaaaactgacgtttatagcatggcgccatttgcaatgtgaattaagaaataatttatttattaaaactatttgtgtgggtttataacacaaacacggattatatttttgttccgaaactatacaaaggatcaaaggagcagcagatcaattgcccaaggaaaataaaatccctgccagcatttcaaagttccatttcatcctcatcgctaccacagactcgtatgtgacactgcaacaatcgccaactgtgatagtattttgccatcactattcgcaagaaagtattttgccatcaatattgttacaagagccattttatattttgtgaaacaccaagcacaactagcttcttataatttatttaaataaaaacgataatgaagtgctgaaaacatagttatttcgcttaaaattgtcaaaggtatattggtgaacaatttttgactttccaaatggaataaagtgatggtttttcaaatatttttccaggcaggctgcctccattgggaataaatgcACTGGCTGTAACAtgtacaacatgtaacttgcaacttgaaactcaattaatgattttattaatgcataaaaatatgttaaatgtgatgtgatagtcctataaatgttatatttatgagaatttataaatgtttaataaaattaataatcatctaaacaatcgtgttttacttgaccacaatgattcttttagaactatcttaaaatgcactttctctgattgtttgaaggggctcttattggcgtctttttaaatgtatccagaagggcacctaataattgcactcatgcgatacttttttgtagtaacttggcgtggtacaacttctcaatagtgacggcgcttttccgaggagttttggatatcgtatacgactgttttcgacgtagtggggattctcaaaagcgcccccaaattcaaaaaatgttggcagggatgttaattttgtaataacaaacagcaaccaccaacttaattcaatattgctccctgtaaaatagcgctccaagttacctaaataaacaccgctttctatgtgcgaaataatggtttctataaaaaattttcgcaagaatgaacatagtaccggccttaagggcaaaacttgaacgaatacacaacaaatagacgaacttctgtcggagtgtttatccgaccgtctaaggtccgcttaagattctttacatgactaaataatcggtaaaagtGTTATCGAACCCATGCACATGCAGCagcatcgattatgccttcggacttagcttctaatgtgcacaatatatgggatatgttcgacacgagcactgacgtccggaataactgatagcctgtaaagcgcataatttAGAGATGGTACGCGCTAGTAAGGTGGCAACATCATCAAAGTTATTATTACCATATGTTCATTGTTGTCATTGTCGTTAACGTTGTGTGGCAACTACGTTCCTTTTGGGTTTTGCGTGCCTCGTGGTTGTTGTGGCATTTGAACccgtttaataattttttcaatttctttcgaATTACACGCGTAATCCAaagaaaatatatcaaaatgagtttgtataattttaagaaaattatggtGGTTCCGCCAGCAAAGGTAAGTtcggaaaaaatatgaaataaagcatACATATATGATCAATGATATCAAAGACCTAACCTTGCTTCGTGAGGAAGTTCTATTGCGTTTTTGTTAACAACTTTGTGATGTTTACAAATAATGATGAAATATTTCGATGATCTTTACAGGACTTTATCGACATTATGTTGTCGAAAACACAACGTAAAACTCCTACAGTTGTGCATAAAGGCTATAAAATATCCCGTATTCGTGCGTTCTACACTCGCAAAGTGAAATTCACCCAACAGAATTTCCATGATCGTTTATCGCAGATTATCCAAGATTTTCCTAAGCTAGACGATGTACATCCTTTCTATGCTGATCTAATGAATGTTCTTTATGACAAAGACCATTACAAATTGGCTTTGGGTCAATTGAATACAGCCAGACATTTAATTGATAAGTAAGAAGAGGGATATGGATATGGGGTTTTTACTTCTATTAatggtttccatttttttagtgtTGGTAAAGATTATGTTCGTCTTTTGAAATATGGTGATTCCTTGTATCGTTGCAAGCAATTGAAAAAGGCTGCCTTAGGTCGCATGGCTACTATAATGAAGAGGCAAGCTTCTAATTTGACATATTTGGAGCAAGTACGCCAGCATTTATCACGTTTACCCACCATTGATCCCTATTCGCGTACGATTATCATTTGTGGTTTCCCCAATGTTGGCAAATCTTCATTCATCAATAAAATCACTCGTGCCGATGTGGAGGTTCAGCCATATGCTTTCACCACAAAGTCTTTATATGTGGGCCACACAGATTACAAATATTTAAGGTGGCAGGTGAGTCTcaatttatatttgttgttttcttccaaaaatgtGTAACATTTTCTTGTTTACAGGTTATTGATACCCCTGGTATTTTAGATCATCCCTTGGAAGAACGTAATGTCATTGAAATGCAAGCCATTACAGCATTGGCACATTTGCGAGCTGCCGTTCTTTATTTCATGGATATTTCAGAACAATGTGGTCACTCTTTGGAGGAGCAAGTTAAGCTTTTCGAAAGTATCAAACCCTTGTTTACAAACAAACCTCTTTTATTGGCCATCAACAAAATCGATATCCTTGGCATGGAAGATCTACATCCAGAAAAGAGACAAGTCATAGAAAAGCTTCAAGAAGATACCAACGTACCTGTTTTGTTCCTATCCACAGTCAGTGAAGCTGGTGTTATGGAAGTTAAAATGGAGGCTTGTGAACGCTTGCTTTCCTACAGAGTAGATCAGAAAATGCGTACTAAGAAGGTTGACAATATTCTCAATCGTTTGCATGTGGCAATGCCAGCTCCACGTGATGATAAAGTGCGAGCTCCTTGCATACCAGAACAAGCTTTGGCCAAATTGGAGAAGAATGCCGCCAAGGCAGAACGTAAACGTAAATTGGAAAAAGAAATCGAAGAAGAAATGGGTGATGACTACACTCTGGATCTGCAAAAGAATTACACCGAAATTGCCGAAGAGGAACGTTACGATGTCATTCCTGAATTCTGGGAAGGTCATAATATTGCAGACTATATCGATCCTGATATCTTTGATAAGTTGGAAGAATTGGAGAGAGCCGAAGGCATTCGGGAAGAGGGTGGTGTCTACGATATTCCCGATATGTCTATGGATGAGACCCTTAAAGAAATTCGTGAAATGGCCAAGAAAATCAGAACCAAACGTTTCCTTTTACGCGACGAGAAACGTctgcaaccacgcaaaaataaaCCAATCATACCACGTCACAAACAGCCCAAGGTGCGTGACCGTTCTGTCAATAAATTGGTGGAGACCATGGAGAATCTTGGTGTGGATATGTCTGGTACTGAAAATGCCAATTTCACAAAGGCAGTAATGGATCTAAGACGTGGTCAAATTGCCGTGGGATCCAAGAAGACCCTGAAGAAACCTCTACTCGACAAAGAATCTTCCGCAATTGTTAAGAAGACCGGCCAGCCATTGAAACGTAAACCAGCTCGTGACACTATGGGCATTAAGAATGTAGCCATGAAAAAGAAAGCTCAAATTATGGCCAAGAAAGATATTGCCAAGAAGGTTACACGTTTGGGTCTTAAAGGTGAAGCTGATCGTTTTATTGGTACAAAAATGCCCAAACATTTGTATTCCGGTAAACGGGGTAGTGGTACTGCCGATAGACGATAAGTTTCATGTTTCCGTTTTAGTTAATActtcattttatttgaatatactTTCCTGGGGGGTCAACTGTTTAAAAGAACGCCAAACGATTTGGGAATTCTACGACATTTATTTAGATCAgctttatttttagaattttacaaACTCTACTTGTAATATGAAATGATAAtgtatttaattacaaaaatacacgaaattttacatatttatgTAACATAGAAATGTGATTTACAAATTGATGTTTTTTATAAAGTGGTGAAAGAAGCCATTAGCCCATATTTATTTTGGGGAAATTAAGTAGTTTTGAATACGGTGAACAAACGATAAGCATTGCCGTAAACCTGAAAGCGTAAGAGCCGCAATTATGAATAGATTtattattacatttttggcaaaatttacgtaCCACTTTAAGCGTCAATAAGGTTATATCTGCTATCCCTCCAACTTGAAGTATAAATGGTTGAGAGGTGCACATAAGCATAAAGGCTATTTGACGGCGATATTTCACAGATCCTTCGTACCATTTGTGTGAGTAAAGTGATTCGTTGACCAAAGAACTCTGGAATGAAATTACAGgcgatttcgtttctatagaaataaaatgttggcaaaattttctatagaaataaaattttgacaaaattttctatacaaataaaattttgataaaattttctatagaaataaaatattgacaaaatattctatagaaataaaatattgacaaaattttctatagaaataaaatgttgacaaaattttctataggaataaaatattgacaaaattttctatagaaataaaattttgacaaaattttctatagaaataaaatgttgacaaaattttctacagaaataaaatgttgacaaaattttctatagaaataaaatgttgacaaaattttctatagaaataaaattttgacaaatttttctatagaaataaaattttgacaaaatgttctatagaaataaattcttgacaattttctatagaaataaaattttgagaaaattttctatagaaataaaattttgacaaaattttctatagaaataaaatattgacaacattttgtatagaaataaaattttgactaaattttctatagcaataaaattttgacaaaatattccatagaaataaaattttgacaaattttctatagaaataaaattttgataaaattttctatagaaagaaaattttaataaaattttctatataaataaaatattgacaacattttgtatagaaataaaattttgacaaaattttctatagcaataaaattttgacaaaatattctatagaaataaaattttgacaaaattttctatagaaataaaattttaataaaattttctatataaataaaatattgacaacattttctatagaaataaaattttgacaaaattttctatagaaataaaacattgacaaaattttccatagaaataaaacattgacaaaattttctatagaaataaataaaatgttaacaaaatttgccatagaaatgttgaaaaaatttctattgaaataaaatcttctatagaaataaaacattgacaaaattttctattgaaatacaatattgacaaaattctctagagaaatagttgttaacaaaattacccactgaaataaaattttgacaaaatttcccatagaaataaaatgttgataattttttctatagatataaattttgacaaaattttctatagaaataaaattttgacaaaattttctatagaaataaaattttgacaaaatttcccattgaaataaaattttgacaaaatttcccattgaaataaaattttgacaaaatttcccatagaaataaattttgacaaaattttctatagaaataaaatgttgataaaattttctatagaaataaaattttgacaaaattttctatagaaataaaattttctatagaaatgaaattttgacaaaattttctatagaaataaaatattgacaacattttgtatagaaataaaattttgactaaattttctatagcaataaaattttgacaaaatattccatagaaataaaattttgacaaaattttctatagaaataaaattttgataaaattttctatagaaataaaatgttgacaaaattttctataggaataaaatattgacaaaattttctatagaaataaaattttgacaaaattttctataggaataaaatattgacaaaattttctatagaaataaaattttgacaaaattttctatagaaataaaattttgacaaaattttctatagaaataaaattttgacaaaattttctatagaaataaattcttgacaattttctatagaaataaaatttgggaaaattttctatagaaataaaattttgacaaaattttctatagaaataaaatattgacaacattttgtatagaaataaaattttgactaaattttctatagcaataaaattttgacaaaatattccatagaaataaaattttgacaaaattttctatagaa
Encoded here:
- the Non1 gene encoding nucleolar GTP-binding protein 1; translated protein: MSLYNFKKIMVVPPAKDFIDIMLSKTQRKTPTVVHKGYKISRIRAFYTRKVKFTQQNFHDRLSQIIQDFPKLDDVHPFYADLMNVLYDKDHYKLALGQLNTARHLIDNVGKDYVRLLKYGDSLYRCKQLKKAALGRMATIMKRQASNLTYLEQVRQHLSRLPTIDPYSRTIIICGFPNVGKSSFINKITRADVEVQPYAFTTKSLYVGHTDYKYLRWQVIDTPGILDHPLEERNVIEMQAITALAHLRAAVLYFMDISEQCGHSLEEQVKLFESIKPLFTNKPLLLAINKIDILGMEDLHPEKRQVIEKLQEDTNVPVLFLSTVSEAGVMEVKMEACERLLSYRVDQKMRTKKVDNILNRLHVAMPAPRDDKVRAPCIPEQALAKLEKNAAKAERKRKLEKEIEEEMGDDYTLDLQKNYTEIAEEERYDVIPEFWEGHNIADYIDPDIFDKLEELERAEGIREEGGVYDIPDMSMDETLKEIREMAKKIRTKRFLLRDEKRLQPRKNKPIIPRHKQPKVRDRSVNKLVETMENLGVDMSGTENANFTKAVMDLRRGQIAVGSKKTLKKPLLDKESSAIVKKTGQPLKRKPARDTMGIKNVAMKKKAQIMAKKDIAKKVTRLGLKGEADRFIGTKMPKHLYSGKRGSGTADRR